In Algihabitans albus, the following are encoded in one genomic region:
- a CDS encoding LysR family transcriptional regulator, translating to MSVSFRHIRYFLAAAEAGQISRAAIDLGVSQSAVTAAVKDLEQRVGTKLFERHAQGVSLTLEGSRFVGHARNIVTSVNEALRLEKDSAREVTGKVRVGVTYTVAGYFLPQQLARFSRSFPGVTVELREAPRASIEEDLVAGRLDTAVLLTSNIETRDRLDKETLIRSRRRLWLPLDHPLQQAEQIDLADLVEEPYVMLTVDEAAQTAGRYWERANLTPRVIFETSSVEAVRSLVANGMGITILSDMVYRPWSLEGQRIETRQVTEPIPSMDVGLAWARGADLSPATRAFRDHLSLTFNGAGHSLAT from the coding sequence ATGAGCGTTTCCTTCCGACATATCCGCTACTTCCTGGCCGCCGCCGAAGCAGGGCAGATCTCGCGCGCCGCCATAGATCTCGGTGTTTCCCAATCGGCTGTGACGGCTGCGGTGAAGGACCTTGAGCAACGGGTGGGTACGAAGCTGTTCGAGCGCCACGCCCAAGGTGTGTCGCTGACCCTCGAAGGCAGCCGTTTCGTCGGCCACGCGCGCAACATCGTCACCTCGGTCAACGAAGCGCTCCGGCTCGAGAAAGACTCAGCACGTGAGGTCACGGGCAAGGTTCGTGTCGGAGTCACCTATACGGTTGCCGGCTACTTCCTGCCGCAACAGCTCGCGCGCTTCTCGCGCAGCTTCCCGGGCGTGACCGTCGAACTCCGCGAAGCACCGCGCGCGTCCATCGAGGAAGACCTCGTCGCAGGTCGGCTGGATACGGCCGTACTTCTCACGTCGAACATCGAAACTCGGGATCGCCTGGATAAGGAAACCTTGATCCGGTCGCGCCGACGCCTTTGGCTTCCTCTCGACCATCCGCTGCAGCAGGCGGAGCAAATCGACCTCGCGGACCTGGTCGAGGAGCCCTACGTGATGCTGACGGTCGACGAAGCCGCACAGACGGCCGGGCGCTACTGGGAGCGCGCGAATCTCACACCCCGCGTGATCTTCGAGACCTCCTCTGTCGAGGCGGTGCGCAGCCTCGTCGCCAACGGCATGGGCATCACTATCCTGTCGGACATGGTGTACCGGCCCTGGTCCCTCGAGGGGCAACGTATCGAAACACGCCAGGTGACGGAGCCGATACCCAGCATGGACGTGGGTCTCGCCTGGGCGCGCGGCGCCGACCTGTCCCCGGCCACGCGCGCTTTCCGCGACCACCTGAGCCTGACCTTCAACGGGGCCGGCCATTCTCTGGCCACCTGA
- a CDS encoding acetyl-CoA carboxylase biotin carboxylase subunit yields MSIQKLLIANRGEIAVRIIRAAREQGIATVQVHSAADADSLAVQLADDAVEIGPAPAAKSYLNVDAILAAAQRSGADALHPGYGFLAENAAFADRVAAAGMIFVGPSGDTIRLMGDKVAARKVAMEAGVPTVPGSDGLVADLEAAKAAVADIGFPAMIKAAAGGGGRGIRIAQDMAEFERLFPQASAEAQAAFGDGALYIEKVIERARHVEVQVLGDGERVIHCFERECSLQRRRQKVWEEAPSAALSQDVRLALCESAVKLSASVRYSGAGTLEYLYDDATGAFYFIEMNTRIQVEHPVTEWITGIDLVGEMLRIAGGAPLRFRQDEITLRGHAIQVRLNAEDPARNFLPGPGTISDLRLPGGPGVRFDSLLYSGCSIPPFYDSLLGKLIVWGEDRLHAIDRMKSALAELEIAGIATTAPLFRALVDEESVREGNVHTRWLEHWLETNAAKLA; encoded by the coding sequence ATGTCGATCCAAAAATTATTAATCGCCAACAGAGGTGAGATCGCCGTGCGGATCATCCGTGCGGCGCGCGAGCAGGGCATCGCCACCGTTCAGGTTCACAGTGCCGCCGATGCGGACTCGCTCGCGGTGCAGCTGGCTGATGACGCCGTCGAGATTGGGCCGGCTCCGGCTGCGAAGTCCTACCTCAATGTCGACGCGATCCTGGCGGCGGCGCAGCGGAGCGGGGCCGATGCCCTGCACCCCGGCTACGGTTTCCTGGCCGAGAACGCCGCTTTTGCCGATCGCGTTGCGGCTGCGGGGATGATCTTCGTCGGCCCCTCCGGCGACACCATCCGTCTGATGGGCGACAAGGTGGCTGCACGCAAGGTGGCGATGGAGGCCGGCGTGCCGACCGTGCCGGGGAGTGACGGCCTCGTCGCCGATCTCGAGGCTGCTAAGGCCGCCGTGGCGGACATCGGTTTTCCGGCCATGATCAAAGCCGCCGCAGGGGGTGGGGGGCGCGGAATTCGGATCGCGCAGGACATGGCCGAGTTCGAGCGCTTGTTCCCGCAGGCGAGTGCCGAGGCTCAGGCCGCCTTCGGCGACGGCGCGCTCTACATCGAAAAGGTGATCGAGCGTGCCCGCCATGTCGAAGTGCAGGTGCTGGGCGACGGCGAGCGGGTGATCCACTGCTTCGAGCGTGAGTGCTCCCTGCAGCGACGCCGGCAGAAGGTGTGGGAGGAGGCGCCTTCCGCGGCGCTGTCCCAGGATGTTCGCCTTGCGCTCTGCGAGTCCGCGGTGAAGCTGTCGGCCTCGGTCCGCTACTCCGGTGCGGGCACCCTCGAGTACCTCTACGACGATGCGACCGGCGCCTTCTATTTCATCGAGATGAATACCCGTATCCAGGTCGAACATCCGGTTACAGAGTGGATCACCGGCATTGATCTGGTCGGGGAGATGTTGCGGATCGCAGGCGGCGCGCCGCTGCGTTTTCGGCAGGACGAGATCACTCTGCGCGGCCATGCCATCCAGGTTCGTCTCAATGCCGAGGACCCCGCCAGGAATTTCCTGCCGGGCCCCGGAACGATCAGCGATCTGAGGCTCCCCGGCGGCCCCGGCGTCCGCTTCGACTCGCTGCTCTACTCCGGCTGTAGCATCCCGCCCTTCTACGACTCCTTGCTCGGCAAGTTGATCGTGTGGGGGGAGGACCGCCTCCACGCCATCGACCGTATGAAGTCGGCGCTCGCCGAACTGGAGATTGCCGGGATCGCGACGACCGCACCCTTGTTTCGCGCGCTCGTGGATGAGGAGAGCGTCCGAGAGGGCAACGTGCATACGCGATGGCTGGAACATTGGCTCGAGACCAACGCGGCTAAACTCGCCTGA
- a CDS encoding LamB/YcsF family protein translates to MTAINCDMGESFGLYTMGDDEGLMPHVSVANVACGFHASDFNHMRRTVRLAKAYGVSVGAHPSLPDLQGFGRREMKIGREELANCIIYQIGALKGFLEAEGMPLNHIKPHGALYGMAARNEEAAQAVCDAADVFKVPLLGMIDTLHERVYPVRGHAMVAEYYADLDYGDDGFLIITREHGTTDPAVAAKRCVRAVKEGLTRSINGKDVKVRADSICVHSDTPNAVEVARAVKEAVGPWLDVA, encoded by the coding sequence ATGACGGCAATCAACTGCGATATGGGCGAGAGTTTCGGCCTCTACACCATGGGTGACGACGAGGGTTTGATGCCCCACGTCTCCGTTGCCAACGTCGCTTGCGGTTTCCATGCCTCGGACTTCAACCACATGCGTCGCACGGTTCGTCTTGCCAAGGCCTATGGCGTGAGCGTCGGCGCTCACCCGTCGCTGCCCGATCTTCAGGGGTTCGGCCGTCGGGAGATGAAGATCGGGCGGGAAGAGCTGGCGAACTGCATCATCTACCAGATCGGTGCTCTAAAGGGGTTCCTCGAAGCCGAGGGAATGCCGCTCAATCACATCAAGCCACATGGCGCCCTCTACGGTATGGCGGCTCGTAACGAAGAGGCGGCGCAGGCTGTCTGCGACGCGGCGGACGTCTTCAAGGTGCCGCTGCTGGGTATGATCGACACCCTGCACGAGCGCGTCTATCCCGTGCGCGGCCACGCGATGGTCGCCGAGTACTACGCGGATCTGGACTATGGCGACGATGGTTTCTTGATCATCACGCGCGAGCACGGAACGACCGATCCCGCTGTTGCGGCGAAGCGCTGTGTCCGCGCGGTCAAGGAGGGTCTGACGCGGTCGATCAACGGCAAGGACGTAAAGGTCCGGGCCGACTCGATCTGCGTGCATTCCGATACACCCAACGCGGTCGAGGTTGCGCGCGCCGTGAAGGAAGCGGTGGGGCCTTGGCTCGATGTGGCCTGA
- a CDS encoding 5-oxoprolinase subunit B family protein, which produces MTMRYSFGGDEHVFVEVDEAMSLEAFFKSLSITTAVRAADIKGVTEICPANASFQIKFDPDQIAPDDLVTELKQLESAADTAEARLQTRIVEIPVYYQDPWTHETLMRFRDRHQDPNATDIEYAASINGYDSVEAFIAAHSGAPWFVSMVGFVSGLPFLYQMVERARQIQVPKYLRPRTDTPKLTVGYGGCFSCVYSVRGAGGYQMFGITPMPIFDPKQEIGYLQDFMVFFRPGDIVKWKPIDRETYDAAVADVEAGRFAPRMAEVTFDLNEFNADIDAYNAKLEGALQ; this is translated from the coding sequence ATGACGATGAGATACAGCTTCGGCGGAGATGAACATGTCTTCGTCGAGGTCGACGAGGCCATGTCGCTGGAGGCTTTCTTCAAGAGTCTCTCGATCACGACCGCCGTGCGCGCGGCCGACATCAAGGGCGTGACCGAAATCTGTCCGGCTAACGCCTCGTTCCAGATCAAGTTCGATCCGGACCAGATCGCGCCGGACGACCTGGTCACTGAGCTGAAGCAGCTCGAGTCCGCCGCCGACACTGCCGAAGCGCGGTTGCAGACCCGTATCGTCGAGATCCCGGTGTACTATCAGGATCCCTGGACGCACGAGACGCTGATGCGGTTTCGCGACCGTCACCAGGACCCCAACGCGACCGATATCGAGTACGCGGCCAGCATCAATGGTTACGACTCGGTCGAGGCCTTCATTGCGGCCCACTCGGGGGCGCCCTGGTTCGTCTCGATGGTCGGCTTCGTCTCAGGATTGCCCTTTCTCTATCAGATGGTCGAGCGTGCGCGCCAGATTCAGGTGCCCAAGTATCTGCGGCCGCGCACCGACACGCCCAAGCTGACGGTCGGCTATGGTGGCTGCTTTTCCTGTGTCTATTCGGTCCGTGGCGCCGGCGGCTACCAGATGTTCGGCATCACGCCGATGCCGATTTTCGACCCGAAACAGGAGATCGGCTATCTGCAGGACTTCATGGTGTTCTTCCGCCCGGGGGATATCGTCAAGTGGAAGCCGATCGATCGCGAGACCTATGATGCGGCCGTCGCTGACGTCGAAGCGGGCCGCTTCGCGCCGCGGATGGCGGAGGTAACCTTCGATCTGAACGAGTTCAACGCGGACATCGACGCCTACAACGCCAAGCTCGAGGGGGCCCTGCAGTGA
- a CDS encoding acetyl-CoA carboxylase, protein MATKQILSHLPGVFYRQPSPDQPPYKSDGDPVAVGDTIGLIEVMKTFHEVQADSAGKLVKFLVENEDPVMAGQPLAELSE, encoded by the coding sequence ATGGCGACCAAGCAGATTCTGTCACACCTCCCGGGCGTGTTCTATCGCCAACCGTCGCCCGATCAGCCGCCGTACAAGTCGGATGGTGATCCCGTGGCGGTCGGCGACACGATCGGCTTGATCGAGGTGATGAAGACCTTCCACGAAGTCCAAGCGGACAGCGCCGGCAAGCTGGTGAAGTTTCTCGTCGAGAACGAGGACCCTGTGATGGCCGGGCAGCCGCTCGCCGAACTGTCCGAGTAA
- a CDS encoding SDR family NAD(P)-dependent oxidoreductase, producing the protein MTDPSTIELPSPPSFRLDGRTALVAGASSGIGLGCAVALADAGARVVLAARNLPRLEALTTAFRERGWLADALALDVADVAATARAVSERGPFDVLVNSAGLARHGPAAETETADFDAVVDLNLRGAYFLTQAVARGLIAAGKPGSLITLSSQMGHVGGVDRAVYCASKFAVEGFTKAMAIEWGGHGIRVNTLCPTFVRTPLTQPTFDDPNRVRWIEDKIKLGRVGEVSDVMGGVVYLASDAAALVTGTALMVDGGWTAD; encoded by the coding sequence ATGACCGATCCCTCGACGATAGAGCTTCCGAGCCCCCCGAGCTTCCGTCTGGACGGCAGGACGGCGCTGGTCGCGGGTGCCTCGTCCGGCATAGGACTGGGTTGCGCTGTCGCCTTGGCCGATGCCGGCGCCCGTGTGGTGCTGGCGGCAAGAAACCTGCCCAGACTCGAGGCATTGACCACTGCCTTTAGAGAGCGAGGCTGGTTGGCCGATGCCTTGGCGCTCGATGTCGCCGATGTCGCCGCCACGGCCCGCGCCGTCTCCGAAAGGGGACCCTTCGACGTGCTGGTCAACAGCGCTGGTCTCGCGCGACACGGGCCGGCCGCGGAGACGGAGACGGCTGACTTCGACGCTGTCGTCGATCTGAACCTGCGGGGGGCCTACTTCCTCACGCAGGCTGTCGCTCGGGGATTGATCGCCGCCGGAAAGCCGGGCTCTCTGATCACTCTCTCAAGCCAGATGGGGCATGTGGGCGGTGTCGATCGCGCGGTCTACTGTGCCTCGAAGTTCGCCGTCGAGGGTTTTACCAAGGCCATGGCGATCGAATGGGGCGGCCACGGCATCCGGGTGAATACGCTCTGCCCGACCTTCGTTCGCACGCCTTTGACCCAACCGACCTTCGACGATCCCAACCGGGTTCGCTGGATCGAAGATAAGATCAAGCTCGGCCGGGTCGGCGAGGTGTCCGACGTCATGGGTGGCGTGGTCTACCTGGCTTCCGATGCGGCCGCGCTGGTCACCGGAACGGCCTTGATGGTCGACGGAGGTTGGACCGCCGATTGA
- a CDS encoding 5-oxoprolinase subunit C family protein: MTIKVIHPGLATTIQDLGRPGYYHLGIPMSGAMDRLSLMSANLLVGNEEGAACLEAVFLGPQLQFTRDAIVAVTGAELPPKLDGDPRPTWTSFPVKAGQTLAFDYLRSGARAYIAVAGGIDTPPMLGSRSTYAIGALGGIEGRAIQPGDDLPVGEGGGKEGLSVPKALRRGPGSPVELRVIPGLYWHRIQETSQKSFFDDTWTVAPECDRMGYRFRGGTALDFVERDQPFGAGSDPSNITDACYPYGSIQVPGGTEPIILHRDAVSGGGYFMLGTVISADMDLIGQMQPNMPTRFLKVDMDAALTARHDRQRLVERLRAELA, translated from the coding sequence GTGACGATCAAAGTGATCCACCCGGGCCTCGCGACGACGATCCAGGATCTTGGCCGGCCGGGTTACTACCATCTTGGAATTCCCATGTCCGGCGCCATGGACCGTCTGTCTCTGATGAGCGCCAACCTGCTTGTTGGAAATGAGGAGGGCGCTGCCTGTTTGGAGGCTGTTTTTCTCGGCCCGCAATTGCAGTTTACACGCGATGCCATCGTCGCCGTGACCGGTGCGGAGCTACCCCCCAAGCTCGATGGCGATCCGCGACCGACCTGGACCTCCTTCCCGGTGAAGGCTGGTCAGACGCTTGCCTTCGACTATCTCCGGTCCGGTGCGCGCGCTTACATCGCGGTGGCAGGTGGTATCGATACGCCGCCGATGCTGGGCAGCCGCTCGACCTATGCGATCGGTGCTCTGGGCGGCATCGAGGGGCGTGCGATTCAGCCGGGCGATGACCTGCCGGTCGGCGAAGGCGGCGGAAAAGAAGGCTTAAGCGTTCCGAAGGCGCTGCGCCGCGGTCCCGGCAGCCCGGTGGAGTTGCGGGTCATTCCGGGACTCTATTGGCACCGTATTCAGGAGACGAGCCAAAAGTCCTTCTTCGACGACACCTGGACGGTGGCGCCGGAGTGCGACCGCATGGGCTATCGCTTCCGCGGAGGCACTGCGCTGGACTTCGTCGAACGCGATCAGCCTTTCGGTGCCGGGTCCGATCCCTCCAACATCACCGATGCCTGTTATCCCTATGGGTCGATCCAGGTGCCTGGTGGAACCGAGCCGATCATCCTGCATCGCGATGCCGTCTCGGGCGGTGGCTACTTCATGCTCGGGACGGTGATCTCGGCCGACATGGACCTGATCGGGCAGATGCAGCCGAACATGCCGACGCGCTTCCTGAAGGTGGACATGGACGCCGCGCTGACGGCCCGTCACGATCGGCAACGGCTGGTCGAGCGACTGCGCGCTGAACTGGCGTGA